The following are from one region of the Cetobacterium somerae genome:
- a CDS encoding thioredoxin family protein, which yields MDMKTLYSAGMNFDAFMGTGIKSERDRIPKNYSRITMTEDEINTVKNIEEKINFLVSGEPWCMDFQLNVTVLKKFCELNPNFDMAIITKARGEKFLKPLMEVEEFKVPFIVPLTEEYEVCGEIFVERPKEIKKFVYEDVKMDYLKGQYLNETIKDLIEMITKK from the coding sequence ATGGATATGAAAACTCTTTATTCAGCAGGAATGAATTTTGATGCTTTTATGGGTACTGGAATAAAAAGTGAAAGAGATAGAATTCCTAAAAATTATTCAAGAATAACTATGACTGAAGATGAAATCAATACTGTAAAAAACATTGAAGAAAAAATAAATTTTTTAGTTTCAGGAGAACCATGGTGTATGGACTTTCAATTAAATGTAACTGTATTAAAAAAGTTTTGTGAATTAAATCCAAATTTTGATATGGCTATTATAACTAAAGCTAGAGGAGAAAAATTTTTAAAACCTTTAATGGAAGTAGAAGAGTTTAAAGTTCCTTTCATTGTTCCTTTAACAGAGGAATATGAAGTGTGTGGGGAGATTTTTGTAGAAAGACCAAAAGAGATTAAAAAATTCGTTTACGAAGATGTAAAAATGGATTATTTAAAAGGTCAGTATTTAAATGAAACTATTAAAGATTTAATAGAGATGATAACTAAAAAGTAG
- a CDS encoding YoaK family protein: MEQINNKLFLWISLLAFLGGGMNAFAILEFSLTASHITGSVTRISTDLAYYNIPHLKIMIGLVISFFAGAIVSGIIIGSGRDFELRKRYGDTFIFIGVLLKLLDIYLDTEVLFVFILAFSLGLQNGLFIRYRGMVIRTTHMTGTVTDLGVVIGHYLRGNREITWKMKYYAMNILSFISGGLLVGLGLKYLGRGILNYMSIAYILSGAYYFLLRDRYYKMKR; the protein is encoded by the coding sequence ATGGAACAAATCAATAATAAATTGTTTTTATGGATAAGTTTATTGGCTTTTTTAGGAGGAGGTATGAATGCCTTTGCAATATTGGAATTTTCTCTAACTGCAAGCCATATAACAGGAAGCGTAACAAGAATATCAACTGATTTAGCATATTATAATATACCACATTTGAAAATAATGATAGGATTAGTAATATCATTTTTTGCTGGAGCAATAGTTTCAGGTATTATTATAGGGTCAGGGAGAGATTTTGAGCTTAGAAAAAGATATGGAGATACTTTCATATTTATTGGAGTACTATTAAAACTGTTAGATATATATTTAGATACTGAAGTTTTATTTGTGTTTATTCTTGCCTTTTCTTTAGGATTACAAAATGGTCTATTTATACGTTATAGAGGTATGGTAATTAGAACTACCCATATGACAGGAACAGTAACTGATTTAGGTGTTGTAATAGGGCATTATTTAAGAGGAAATAGAGAGATAACTTGGAAAATGAAATATTATGCTATGAATATTCTTTCTTTTATAAGTGGAGGTCTTTTAGTAGGACTTGGATTAAAGTATTTGGGAAGAGGAATTCTAAATTATATGTCTATAGCATATATTTTAAGTGGAGCTTATTATTTCTTATTAAGAGATAGATATTATAAAATGAAAAGGTAG
- a CDS encoding YhcH/YjgK/YiaL family protein, producing MIFGQMNELKFYKGISSGLDMAIEAIENGSYKNGAVGKNELDGDNVFFNLQECKTKVLEECFFEGHKKYIDIHVVIDGEEGIGYSLKDSLKEKTEYNDESDFQVLEGAEEYRLNMTKDNFLIVFPDEPHMPLIAKNNEPKELKKVVFKIKY from the coding sequence ATGATCTTTGGACAAATGAATGAATTAAAGTTTTATAAGGGAATTTCTAGTGGTTTAGATATGGCTATAGAAGCTATTGAGAATGGAAGTTATAAAAATGGGGCAGTAGGAAAAAATGAATTAGATGGAGATAATGTGTTTTTTAATCTTCAAGAGTGTAAAACTAAAGTTTTAGAAGAGTGTTTCTTTGAAGGACATAAAAAATATATAGATATTCATGTGGTGATTGATGGTGAAGAGGGAATTGGTTACTCTTTAAAAGATTCATTAAAAGAAAAAACTGAATATAATGATGAGAGTGATTTTCAAGTTTTAGAGGGTGCTGAAGAGTATAGATTAAATATGACTAAAGATAACTTTTTAATAGTTTTCCCAGATGAACCTCATATGCCGTTAATAGCAAAAAATAACGAACCTAAAGAATTAAAGAAAGTAGTATTTAAGATAAAGTACTAA
- the lepA gene encoding translation elongation factor 4: MLQKFKRNFSIIAHIDHGKSTVADRLLQATGTVTEREMKEQLLDSMELEREKGITIKAQAVTLKYTAKDGNEYELNLIDTPGHVDFIYEVSRSLSACEGALLVVDAAQGVEAQTLANVYLALENNLEIVPVINKIDLPAADVEKVKNEIEDIIGLPADNAVLVSAKAGIGIEELLEAIVERVPAPTFDEEAPLRAMIFDSLFDDYRGVITYVKVLDGSIKKGDKIKIWSTGKEFDVLECGIFAPTKKEQPELSSGSVGYIITGIKTIQDTQVGDTITHAKRPCTEPLEGFRAAQSMVFAGLYPISTDDYEDLREALEKLQLNDASLTFIPETSLALGFGFRCGFLGLLHMEIIVERLRREYDIDLISTSPSVEYRITLEGKETYVIDNPCDFPEGGRAKFCVEEPYIKGSILTPKDYVGNVMELCQEKRGTYIDMKYIDDNRTMVIYELPLAEIVIDFYDKLKSRTKGYASFEYEMIGYKESSLVKVDILVSGNVVDAFSFIAHTDHAASRGRAICEKLKEIIPRQQFEVPIQAALGAKIIARETIKAYRKNVLAKCYGGDISRKKKLLEKQKEGKKRMKQIGNVEIPQEAFVSVLKLND; encoded by the coding sequence GTGTTACAAAAATTTAAAAGAAACTTTTCAATTATAGCACATATAGATCACGGTAAATCAACTGTAGCTGATAGACTACTTCAAGCTACTGGAACTGTTACTGAAAGAGAAATGAAAGAACAACTTCTTGATTCAATGGAGTTAGAAAGAGAAAAAGGAATTACAATAAAAGCTCAGGCTGTTACTTTAAAATATACTGCTAAAGATGGAAACGAGTATGAATTAAACCTTATTGATACTCCTGGACACGTTGACTTTATATATGAAGTTTCTCGTTCACTATCTGCATGTGAAGGAGCTCTTCTAGTTGTAGATGCTGCTCAAGGTGTAGAAGCTCAAACTCTAGCTAACGTTTACTTAGCTCTTGAGAATAATCTTGAAATTGTACCTGTTATCAACAAAATTGACTTACCTGCTGCTGATGTAGAAAAAGTTAAAAATGAAATTGAGGATATTATTGGATTACCTGCAGATAACGCTGTTTTAGTTTCAGCTAAAGCTGGAATTGGAATTGAAGAGCTTTTAGAAGCTATTGTTGAAAGAGTTCCTGCTCCAACTTTTGATGAAGAAGCTCCTTTAAGAGCTATGATTTTTGACTCTTTATTTGACGACTATCGTGGAGTTATAACTTATGTTAAAGTTCTTGATGGTTCTATTAAAAAGGGAGATAAAATCAAAATTTGGTCAACTGGAAAAGAGTTTGACGTTCTTGAATGTGGTATTTTTGCTCCAACTAAAAAAGAGCAACCAGAACTTAGCTCAGGATCTGTTGGATATATCATAACTGGTATTAAAACTATCCAAGATACACAAGTAGGAGATACTATTACTCATGCTAAAAGACCTTGTACTGAGCCTTTAGAAGGATTTAGAGCTGCTCAATCAATGGTATTTGCTGGATTATACCCAATTTCTACAGATGATTATGAGGATTTAAGAGAAGCTTTAGAGAAACTTCAGCTAAATGATGCTTCTTTAACATTCATTCCTGAAACATCTCTTGCATTAGGATTTGGATTTAGATGTGGATTCTTAGGATTATTACACATGGAAATTATTGTTGAAAGACTTAGAAGAGAATATGATATAGATTTAATTTCTACTTCTCCTTCAGTTGAGTATAGAATTACTTTAGAAGGAAAAGAAACTTATGTTATCGATAACCCTTGTGATTTCCCTGAAGGTGGAAGAGCAAAGTTCTGTGTTGAAGAACCATATATAAAAGGAAGTATCCTTACTCCAAAAGATTACGTAGGAAATGTTATGGAGCTTTGTCAAGAAAAAAGAGGAACTTACATTGATATGAAGTATATAGATGATAACAGAACAATGGTAATCTATGAGTTACCTCTTGCAGAAATTGTTATTGACTTCTATGATAAATTGAAATCTAGAACTAAAGGATATGCTTCTTTTGAATATGAAATGATTGGCTATAAAGAATCTTCGCTTGTTAAAGTAGATATTCTTGTTTCAGGAAACGTTGTCGATGCATTCTCATTCATTGCTCATACTGATCATGCTGCATCTAGAGGAAGAGCTATTTGTGAAAAGTTAAAGGAAATTATTCCTAGACAACAATTCGAAGTACCTATTCAAGCTGCATTAGGAGCTAAAATAATAGCTAGAGAAACTATCAAAGCTTATAGAAAGAACGTTCTTGCTAAGTGTTATGGTGGAGATATTTCTAGAAAGAAAAAACTATTAGAGAAACAAAAAGAAGGAAAGAAAAGAATGAAACAAATTGGAAACGTAGAGATTCCTCAAGAGGCATTCGTATCTGTTCTTAAACTTAATGATTAA
- a CDS encoding phosphatidylglycerol lysyltransferase domain-containing protein, protein MKQLHFILKRIFPDILSILIFLSGTLIIFSNSSRFDIRYIKFIYSVLPGDIITLSHLSSNIIGTFLLILAYGIYRRLDSAYYLSIIAFIFAIFFSFFKGFNYLEAAFFSFILILLVPSKDRFYRKSSILKDRLSIKWVLFTLLVILLSIFFGFYSFKTVEYKKEVWWHLVLNRHYTIFLRNSFISLSIFCIFLVFNFFNTVLSVEKIPSSKVLNEIKKIIKSSDNSYASLALLPDKSILFDKGKNSFIMYGNTNSNLISMGDPIGDKKHFREIIQDFYRIGKQSGKNIAFYEISKEHLSEYLELGLKIIKIGEEAVVNLKNYDISTPLYKKIRYTFNKFEKMNLTFKVVDSIEGIESQLEEVSNNWLKNKKAKEKEFSLGNFNLDYLRNFKIALLYNENNELIAFSNLLSTDNKSEVAIDLMRYVESAPSGTMEYLFIKIINWSKENEYERFSLGMAPLAGIYGGELAPLWNKLSVFLFNHGGNFYNFEGLKQFKDKFAPQWESKYLAYSGHFNLASLLKDIALLISGGILGIFSKK, encoded by the coding sequence ATGAAGCAGTTACACTTTATTTTAAAAAGGATTTTTCCTGACATTTTGAGTATTTTAATTTTTTTATCTGGTACCCTTATTATATTTTCAAATTCATCAAGATTTGATATAAGATATATTAAGTTTATCTATTCTGTTTTACCTGGAGATATTATAACTTTATCTCATCTTTCATCTAATATAATAGGAACTTTTCTTCTTATACTAGCTTATGGAATTTATAGACGATTAGATAGTGCTTACTATTTATCTATTATAGCCTTTATTTTTGCAATATTTTTTAGTTTTTTTAAAGGCTTTAACTATTTAGAAGCAGCTTTCTTTAGCTTTATTTTAATTTTATTAGTTCCATCTAAAGATCGTTTTTATAGAAAATCTTCAATTTTAAAAGATAGATTATCTATAAAGTGGGTGTTATTCACCTTACTTGTTATTTTACTAAGTATCTTTTTTGGCTTTTACTCTTTCAAAACAGTGGAATATAAAAAAGAAGTTTGGTGGCATTTAGTTTTAAATAGACACTATACCATTTTCTTAAGAAATAGCTTTATATCACTGTCTATATTTTGTATTTTTTTAGTTTTTAATTTTTTCAATACTGTATTAAGTGTAGAGAAAATACCTAGTTCAAAAGTTTTAAATGAAATAAAAAAAATAATTAAATCTAGCGACAATAGTTATGCTTCTTTAGCATTATTACCTGATAAATCTATTCTTTTTGACAAAGGAAAAAATTCTTTCATTATGTATGGAAATACTAATAGCAATCTAATTTCTATGGGAGATCCTATTGGTGATAAAAAACATTTTCGTGAAATTATACAAGATTTTTATAGAATTGGAAAACAAAGTGGAAAAAATATAGCTTTTTATGAAATTTCTAAAGAGCATCTTTCTGAATATTTAGAATTAGGTTTAAAAATAATTAAAATTGGAGAAGAAGCTGTTGTTAATCTAAAAAATTATGATATATCAACACCTCTATATAAAAAAATTAGGTATACATTTAATAAGTTTGAAAAAATGAATTTAACTTTTAAAGTTGTCGATTCCATCGAGGGCATTGAATCTCAATTAGAAGAAGTTTCTAATAATTGGTTAAAAAATAAAAAAGCAAAAGAAAAAGAGTTTTCTTTAGGTAATTTTAATTTAGATTACCTTAGAAATTTTAAAATAGCACTTTTATATAACGAAAACAATGAATTGATTGCTTTCTCTAATTTATTGAGTACTGATAATAAAAGTGAAGTTGCCATTGACTTAATGAGATATGTTGAGTCTGCTCCATCTGGAACTATGGAGTATTTATTTATAAAAATAATCAACTGGTCTAAAGAAAATGAATATGAGCGTTTTAGTTTAGGTATGGCTCCGCTTGCTGGAATTTATGGTGGAGAGTTAGCTCCATTATGGAATAAACTTAGTGTATTTTTATTTAACCATGGTGGGAACTTTTACAACTTTGAAGGCTTAAAACAATTTAAAGATAAATTTGCTCCTCAATGGGAATCTAAATATTTAGCATACTCTGGTCATTTTAATTTAGCTTCTCTATTAAAAGATATTGCTCTTTTAATCTCTGGAGGAATTCTTGGTATATTTAGTAAAAAATAA
- the rpmA gene encoding 50S ribosomal protein L27, translated as MLFTLNIQLFAKKKGQGSVKNGRDSNPNYLGVKKYDGEVVKAGNIIVRQRGNKFHAGNNMGCGKDHTLFALIDGYVKFERLGRDKKQVSVYAEKAN; from the coding sequence ATGCTATTTACATTAAATATACAATTATTTGCGAAGAAAAAAGGACAAGGTTCTGTTAAGAACGGAAGAGATTCTAATCCAAATTACCTTGGAGTTAAAAAGTATGATGGAGAGGTTGTAAAAGCTGGAAACATCATCGTTAGACAAAGAGGAAACAAATTCCACGCTGGAAACAACATGGGATGTGGAAAAGATCATACTCTATTCGCATTAATCGATGGATACGTAAAGTTCGAGAGATTAGGAAGAGACAAGAAGCAAGTTTCAGTTTACGCTGAGAAAGCTAACTAA
- a CDS encoding ribosomal-processing cysteine protease Prp, whose translation MTKIEIFKKNGKVVRYRANGHAEYAEYGQDIVCAAISMAMQFPLGGLQEILDITPKFEIDSDGYLDVDMRGMDFSNKEKEVHVLLDTMVLMLKELSKGYPKHIKLVEKEEI comes from the coding sequence ATGACAAAGATTGAAATTTTTAAAAAGAATGGTAAAGTAGTTAGATACAGAGCCAATGGTCATGCTGAATACGCTGAGTACGGGCAAGATATTGTTTGTGCCGCAATTTCCATGGCAATGCAATTTCCGTTAGGAGGATTGCAAGAGATTTTGGATATTACTCCAAAATTTGAAATTGACTCCGATGGGTACTTAGACGTTGATATGAGGGGAATGGATTTTTCTAACAAAGAAAAAGAGGTTCATGTATTATTAGATACAATGGTATTGATGTTGAAAGAACTATCTAAGGGTTATCCTAAACACATAAAGCTTGTAGAGAAGGAGGAAATTTAG
- the rplU gene encoding 50S ribosomal protein L21: MYAVIKTGGKQYKVAVGEVLRVEKLNAEVNTTVELTEVLLVSNNGEVKVGTPVVEGAKVVAEVVAQGKGAKVVNFKYKPKTGYHRKKGHRQLFTEIKVTAINA, translated from the coding sequence ATGTACGCAGTTATAAAAACTGGAGGAAAACAGTACAAAGTTGCAGTAGGTGAAGTATTAAGAGTTGAAAAACTAAATGCTGAGGTTAACACAACTGTAGAATTAACAGAGGTTCTTTTAGTATCAAACAATGGAGAGGTTAAAGTTGGAACTCCTGTTGTTGAAGGTGCTAAAGTAGTTGCAGAGGTTGTTGCTCAAGGTAAAGGAGCTAAAGTTGTTAACTTCAAATACAAGCCAAAGACTGGATATCACAGAAAGAAAGGTCATAGACAACTTTTCACTGAGATCAAAGTTACTGCAATCAATGCATAA
- a CDS encoding toxin-antitoxin system YwqK family antitoxin codes for MKKMKIVIGVMLLALVGCTPLEKKISDEERILLPSVPKQAYDVSISTMPEGEFIPQTDIIHTGQNVSLAESAVTEITLNGIDQVSIAKKQVRNKIAYNGNSTVPFTGTFAAVVGVHKHYTEEYRDGKLNGNKVWYSEAGRVGLKEPYVNGVKNGVQETYYRNTGNIRSRITYSGGRISGPATWFDNTGKILHQEDFKGGNGEWIAYWDNGKIREKGRLAGGLPNGEWRSYTPKGELEKITNFRNGSPLSQEWLK; via the coding sequence ATGAAAAAGATGAAAATAGTAATAGGAGTAATGTTATTAGCATTAGTAGGATGTACTCCTTTAGAAAAGAAAATAAGTGATGAAGAGAGAATATTGTTACCATCAGTACCTAAGCAAGCATATGATGTAAGTATATCGACAATGCCTGAAGGTGAGTTTATTCCTCAAACTGATATAATTCATACAGGACAAAATGTATCTTTAGCTGAAAGTGCAGTAACAGAAATTACTTTAAATGGAATAGACCAAGTTAGTATAGCAAAAAAGCAAGTTAGAAATAAAATAGCTTATAATGGAAATTCAACTGTTCCTTTCACAGGTACATTCGCAGCAGTAGTAGGTGTTCATAAACATTATACAGAAGAGTATAGAGATGGAAAATTAAACGGTAATAAAGTTTGGTATTCTGAAGCTGGAAGAGTTGGATTAAAAGAGCCTTATGTTAACGGAGTTAAAAATGGAGTTCAAGAAACATACTATAGAAATACAGGAAATATCCGTTCAAGAATAACATATTCAGGAGGAAGAATATCAGGACCAGCAACATGGTTTGATAATACAGGAAAAATACTTCACCAAGAAGATTTTAAAGGTGGAAATGGAGAATGGATTGCTTATTGGGATAATGGAAAAATTAGAGAAAAAGGTAGACTAGCAGGTGGATTACCAAATGGAGAATGGAGAAGTTATACTCCAAAAGGTGAGTTAGAAAAAATTACAAACTTTAGAAATGGATCACCGTTATCACAAGAATGGTTGAAATAA
- a CDS encoding Nif3-like dinuclear metal center hexameric protein produces MKLSKIINFLEEKFPTSLAEDWDNVGLLIGKRDSKITGILLSLDLTESVIDKAIEVGANLIITHHPVIFTSLKKVTNDTLAGRKIIRLIENGISVYSMHTNLDSGKSGLNDFLGENILGLKNGKILDPMESNGREYGIGRIYKLDEELSLENLSNLLKEKLNLNSINVVRSKKEREIKKISLVSGAGASYWRKAKKLGAQVLITGDIKYHEAMDAREENFTLIDIGHFESEWIFSNLLEILLKKEFEIKISIYNDGPIFQKM; encoded by the coding sequence ATGAAGCTAAGTAAGATTATAAATTTTTTAGAAGAGAAATTTCCAACTTCTTTAGCTGAAGATTGGGATAATGTAGGATTATTAATAGGAAAAAGGGATTCGAAAATAACAGGAATTTTATTATCATTAGATTTAACAGAGAGTGTTATTGATAAAGCAATTGAAGTAGGTGCAAATCTAATAATAACGCATCACCCGGTAATCTTTACATCTTTGAAAAAGGTAACTAATGATACTTTAGCAGGACGAAAAATAATAAGATTAATAGAAAATGGAATTTCAGTGTATTCAATGCATACGAATTTAGATTCAGGAAAATCAGGATTAAATGATTTTTTAGGAGAAAACATACTAGGATTAAAAAATGGAAAAATATTAGATCCAATGGAAAGTAATGGAAGAGAGTATGGAATTGGAAGAATTTATAAATTAGACGAAGAGTTAAGCTTAGAAAATTTATCAAATTTATTGAAAGAAAAGTTGAATTTAAATAGTATAAATGTAGTAAGATCAAAAAAAGAAAGAGAGATTAAAAAGATATCTTTAGTCAGTGGGGCAGGGGCATCTTATTGGAGAAAAGCTAAAAAATTAGGAGCACAAGTTCTAATTACAGGAGATATAAAATATCATGAAGCTATGGATGCAAGAGAAGAAAATTTTACTTTGATTGATATAGGTCATTTTGAAAGTGAATGGATATTTTCAAATTTATTAGAAATTTTATTAAAAAAAGAGTTTGAAATAAAAATTTCAATATATAATGATGGCCCAATATTTCAAAAAATGTAA
- a CDS encoding sigma-70 family RNA polymerase sigma factor: MKVKAFEKEILENCIDDKDFVKFLKENPSLKLELETVDIRKEEKVEENSYVVEGIVAEYLEEISYIQPLSKEELKTVLETLDEEESAHKLIESNLREVANIAFDYLIAGIDYLDLIQEGNIGIIKALEEYRPSNGDILEYIKLWARREMLLFVDEKVETEKYMYKGYFSKRKEELIEHEIVAELEEENTDEIPLDEKSEIIEEKINEVEKLDYNSVLKKISHLEEEILKRYYGLIGDKRESLFEIENALDLKRGEGEQLFEEALTKISLGGGRSLKI; encoded by the coding sequence ATGAAAGTAAAAGCATTTGAAAAAGAGATATTAGAAAATTGTATTGATGATAAGGATTTTGTAAAATTTTTAAAAGAGAATCCAAGTTTAAAACTAGAATTAGAGACTGTAGATATAAGAAAAGAAGAGAAAGTTGAAGAAAATAGTTATGTAGTAGAAGGTATTGTAGCAGAATATTTAGAAGAAATCTCTTATATTCAACCACTTTCAAAAGAAGAATTAAAAACTGTTTTAGAAACTTTAGATGAAGAGGAAAGTGCTCATAAATTAATAGAAAGTAATTTAAGAGAAGTTGCCAATATAGCTTTTGATTATTTAATAGCTGGAATTGATTATTTAGATTTAATTCAAGAGGGAAATATTGGAATAATAAAAGCTTTAGAAGAGTACAGACCATCAAATGGAGATATTTTAGAATATATTAAATTATGGGCTAGAAGAGAGATGTTATTATTTGTAGACGAAAAAGTAGAAACTGAAAAATATATGTATAAAGGATACTTCTCAAAAAGAAAAGAGGAGTTAATAGAGCATGAAATTGTAGCAGAATTAGAAGAAGAAAATACTGATGAAATACCTTTAGATGAAAAATCAGAGATAATCGAAGAAAAGATAAATGAAGTTGAAAAACTTGACTATAATTCAGTTCTGAAAAAAATATCTCATTTAGAAGAAGAAATTTTAAAAAGATATTATGGATTAATTGGAGATAAAAGAGAATCTTTATTTGAAATTGAAAATGCCTTAGACTTAAAAAGAGGAGAAGGAGAGCAGTTATTTGAAGAAGCTCTAACAAAAATATCTTTAGGAGGGGGAAGAAGTTTAAAAATATGA
- the rpoD gene encoding RNA polymerase sigma factor RpoD: MKEFIKNEKVLALLRKAMENKVISYEEINSQLSSDFPPERIEFLINGMTEQGIKIISQEEVKKQENIKRKDDGRKDVKKVITPLLKRPVVELDEDEEEEEKSTSTEYSDDFDFNPDDIEEVTEDDLVNDDLFSITGEMEVDEPIKMYLREIGQIPLLTHEEELGYAKAALEGDEYSQQQLIEANLRLVVSIAKKHTNRGLKLLDLIQEGNIGLMKAVEKFEYSKGYKFSTYATWWIRQAITRAIADQGRTIRIPVHMIETINKIKKEARIYLQETGKDATPEVLADRLGMEVEKIKSIQEMNQDPISLETPVGSEEDSELGDFVEDNKMQNPYELTNRTLLREQLNDVLKTLSSREEQVLIFRYGLNDGAPKTLEEVGKIFKVTRERIRQIEVKALRKLRHPSRRKKLEDFKV; encoded by the coding sequence ATGAAGGAGTTTATAAAAAATGAAAAGGTTTTAGCTTTATTAAGAAAGGCAATGGAAAATAAAGTAATAAGCTATGAAGAGATTAATAGCCAGTTAAGTTCAGATTTTCCACCAGAAAGAATAGAGTTTTTAATAAATGGAATGACAGAACAGGGAATAAAAATTATTTCCCAAGAAGAAGTAAAGAAACAGGAAAATATTAAGAGAAAAGACGATGGTAGAAAAGATGTAAAAAAAGTTATAACTCCACTATTAAAAAGACCTGTTGTTGAATTAGATGAAGATGAAGAAGAAGAGGAAAAAAGTACTAGTACAGAATATTCAGATGATTTTGACTTTAACCCAGATGATATTGAAGAAGTAACAGAAGATGATTTAGTAAATGATGACTTATTCAGTATAACTGGAGAGATGGAAGTAGACGAACCTATAAAGATGTACTTAAGAGAAATCGGACAGATTCCATTATTAACTCATGAAGAGGAGTTAGGATATGCAAAAGCAGCTTTAGAGGGAGACGAATACTCTCAGCAACAACTTATAGAAGCAAACCTTAGATTAGTTGTAAGTATAGCCAAAAAACATACAAATAGAGGATTAAAGCTATTAGATTTAATTCAAGAAGGAAATATAGGATTAATGAAAGCGGTTGAAAAGTTTGAGTATAGTAAAGGATATAAGTTCTCTACTTATGCAACTTGGTGGATAAGACAAGCTATCACAAGAGCAATAGCTGACCAAGGTAGAACAATTCGTATACCAGTTCACATGATAGAAACAATTAATAAAATTAAAAAAGAAGCTAGAATATACCTTCAAGAAACAGGAAAAGATGCTACTCCAGAAGTTTTAGCAGATAGACTAGGAATGGAAGTTGAAAAGATTAAAAGTATTCAAGAAATGAACCAAGATCCAATATCTTTAGAAACTCCAGTTGGAAGTGAAGAAGATAGCGAATTAGGAGATTTCGTAGAAGATAATAAAATGCAAAATCCATACGAATTAACAAATAGAACTTTACTTAGAGAGCAATTAAACGATGTTTTAAAAACTTTAAGTAGTAGAGAAGAACAAGTTTTAATCTTTAGATACGGATTAAATGATGGTGCACCAAAAACTCTAGAAGAAGTTGGAAAAATATTTAAAGTAACAAGAGAGAGAATCAGACAGATAGAGGTTAAAGCACTTAGAAAATTAAGACATCCAAGTAGAAGAAAGAAACTAGAAGATTTTAAAGTATAA